The sequence TAAATACATGGAGAAGTATAGTGCTTATGAAAAGATTAGTCTTTGCACTTATTACCGTAATTCTTGTGCTTGTTGCGTGTCAGAGCGAAAGCACCAAGATTTCGAACGCAAATAAAAAACTGGGAACTCGGCAGAAACCAATCCGCATGTATTTTGTACCATCGCTGGAAGCCGGAAAAGTGGTGGCAAGCGGTGAGGCTATAGCCGAAGCTTTACACAAATCAACCGGGTATCATTTCAAGGTAGCCGTACCCACATCTTATGCGGCAGTAATCGAGGCTTTGGGAAATTATCAAGCAGATATCGCCTGGTTACCTACCTACGCCTATGTGCTTGCAAAACAGAAGTATAACGCTAATGTGAAACTGATGACTGTGCGTAACGGTCTCAACAAATACCGCGGACAATTTGTGGCTGCCAGAGACGACATTCAAAGCATAGAAGATATTGAAGGAAAGATAGTTGCCTATACAGATGCAGCTTCCACATCCGGCTACATCTACCCCTCTGCCATCCTCAAAGAAAAAGGCATTGTACCCAAAGACCACATCTTCGCTGGAGGTCATCCGCAGGCAATTTTAGCAGTGTATAGTGGTAGAGCAGATGTAGCATGTAGCTATTGGAGTCCTCCGGATTCTACCGGAATGCCAATGGACGCTCGCGAAAAGCTCTTCGAAACGCACAAAGACATCTTTGACAAGGTTAGCATAATCGGCTTTACGGATTGGATTCCGAATGATACGGTAACCTTCCGGAATAATATGCCGGAAGAACTAGAAAAAGAAGTTGTGAAGGCACTCTACGATTTTGCCCAAACCCCTGAAGGCAAAAACACCTTAAAAACGCTTTACGATGTTGACGGCTTAGAACACGCTTCCGATGCAGATTATGATGTGGTACGCACCGCACTCAAAGCCATGAATATGGACCCCGAATCCATGTTGAAATAGGATCAAAATTTGAATTTACTGGAAGTAAAAAAACTCTATAAAAGCTACGATGGCGTTTCTTACGCTGTAAATAACCTTTCTTTTGATGTGGATTCAAACGATTTTATCGTGCTCTTGGGGCTCTCTGGCAGCGGAAAATCTACTCTGCTACGCTGCATTAACCGCTTAATCGAACCCACCGGAGGAGATGTCCTGTATAAGGGAAAATCCACGATTTCTCTAAAAGGAAAAGAGCTCAGGCAATATCGCCGCAATATCGCAATGGTCTTTCAACAGTTCAATCTGATCAAAAACCTCAGTGTGCTAACCAATGTGCTTACTGGTCGTTTGGGCTACCACGGCATTGGCTCCGCCTATAGCAAAACCGAAATCGACGCTGCCATAAGAAACCTGGCTCGAGTTGGCTTGCAGGATTTTGCTAAGAAACAGGTGAAACAGCTTTCCGGCGGACAGCAACAACGGGTGGCAATCGCCCGTGCCCTAATGCAGGAGCCGCGCATCATCCTTGCTGATGAACCGGTTGCCAGTCTAGATCCTGCCACAGCAGATTCTATCATGCAATATCTGGCGGAAATCAATAAAGAAGGAATCGCTGTGATCTGCAGTTTACACTTCCTCTCTTTGGCGCGGCGTTACGGCACCAGAGTATTGGCACTCAAAGACGGCATCAAAGCCTTTGAAGGCTTGCCAAATCAGATCGATAAAGCCCATTTCAAAGAAATCTACGGCGAAGAAGCTGAGGAAATATAAGGTCTGAAGCAGCTTGCAAGGTTGCTTGTTCTTCATCGCTTCAGGCTATTCATAAGGATGGTTACTCCCAAGATTCTCCTATGGTTAGGGATAATAACCGCCTGAAGCATCGTTAATCATCTTTTGTAACATTGGGTTTCAAAGAGAGGTGAATACCGGATTAAGTGTATTGCAGAGTTCTCACCGTATAGTTAGGCAAAATTTGTACTTAAGATATTAATAAATAGCATTGCAATAAATGGCCTATAACTGTCAATCTCAAACAGCTTCCAAAGATTTATCTTGACAAGGAGGCTGCCCGAAAAATTATGGTAGAATAAGTGACGCGAGGTGGAGCAGCTGGTAGCTCGTCGGGCTCATAACCCGAAGGTCGAAGGTTCGAATCCTTCCCTCGCTACCATTTTTACATGATAGAGCGAGATAATACTCGTTCTTTTTTATAGAGTGTGGCGGTGTAGCTCAGCTGGTTAGAGCGTCGGAATCATAATCCGCAGGTCCGGGGTTCAAATCCCTGCGCCGCTACCACTATTTTTCTTGCGCCAGTAGCTCAGCAGGATAGAGCAGCAGCCTTCTAAGCTGCGGGTCAGGGGTTCGAATCCCTTCTGGCGTGCCAGCTTACACTAAAACCTTTCCCATAAAAACTGTGGTGGGTGTAGTTCAACGGCAGAGCACCGGATTGTGGTTCCGGGCGTTGTGGGTTCGAATCCCATCACCCACCCCATCATTGTTGTCTTTTTAGCCGGTTCCTATAGGAACTGGTTTTTTTTAGTTCAAGATCGTTGATTAAATTAAGCGGCACCCCATACAAGAAGGGCGATAAATGGAAATATATCCAATCATTTCATTCTTTTAGCATACTCAAGATTTATCTGGATAGGTGTTTTAATCCAATTTAACAGAGCTAAGCTATTATTGGAAATGTATTTGTAAAATGCCCTGAGCTTGTCCACCATATAGGCAGTAATAAGGCTCTTCCCTCGGTCATAATATTTGGATGGTTTCTGGTTTTTGCAAAGCAAAGACGGAGCTTTTTAAGGGCTCCGTCAAGGCGATATAATATTAATCAGTGTTTTTCTTTACAGAATTCTATAAGCACACCGCCAGTGGATTTGGGGTGTAGAAAAGCTATATCGGCGCCATGCGCTCCTGGTCGGGGTTCTTTGTCGATAAGTCGGATTCCATCTTCTTCGGTGTTTTTAAGAGTTTGAGGAAGATCATCTACCGCAAAGGCAATATGCTGAATGCCTTCGCCTTTTTTCTCGATGAATTTGGCGATAGGGCTTTCCTCAGAAGTAGGAGCAAGCAGTTCAATTCTTGTATCTCCGATTGGGAAAAAAGCAACTCTCACCATCTGTGATGGAACTTCTTCGGTTCCCTCGAGAGTAAGGCCAAGCTTTTGGTAAAAGGCAATTCCTTCTTCCAGATTTTTTACTGCAATCCCGATATGGCTGATGTGTTTTAGCATCATGAGCTCCTTAC comes from Candidatus Cloacimonadota bacterium and encodes:
- the mce gene encoding methylmalonyl-CoA epimerase codes for the protein MLKHISHIGIAVKNLEEGIAFYQKLGLTLEGTEEVPSQMVRVAFFPIGDTRIELLAPTSEESPIAKFIEKKGEGIQHIAFAVDDLPQTLKNTEEDGIRLIDKEPRPGAHGADIAFLHPKSTGGVLIEFCKEKH
- the phnC gene encoding phosphonate ABC transporter ATP-binding protein yields the protein MNLLEVKKLYKSYDGVSYAVNNLSFDVDSNDFIVLLGLSGSGKSTLLRCINRLIEPTGGDVLYKGKSTISLKGKELRQYRRNIAMVFQQFNLIKNLSVLTNVLTGRLGYHGIGSAYSKTEIDAAIRNLARVGLQDFAKKQVKQLSGGQQQRVAIARALMQEPRIILADEPVASLDPATADSIMQYLAEINKEGIAVICSLHFLSLARRYGTRVLALKDGIKAFEGLPNQIDKAHFKEIYGEEAEEI
- a CDS encoding phosphate/phosphite/phosphonate ABC transporter substrate-binding protein — protein: MKRLVFALITVILVLVACQSESTKISNANKKLGTRQKPIRMYFVPSLEAGKVVASGEAIAEALHKSTGYHFKVAVPTSYAAVIEALGNYQADIAWLPTYAYVLAKQKYNANVKLMTVRNGLNKYRGQFVAARDDIQSIEDIEGKIVAYTDAASTSGYIYPSAILKEKGIVPKDHIFAGGHPQAILAVYSGRADVACSYWSPPDSTGMPMDAREKLFETHKDIFDKVSIIGFTDWIPNDTVTFRNNMPEELEKEVVKALYDFAQTPEGKNTLKTLYDVDGLEHASDADYDVVRTALKAMNMDPESMLK